The Streptomyces sp. NBC_00569 genomic sequence CCGCACAGCCAGATGTCGAACTCACCGTCCTCCGCCTTCAGTTCACGGACCTTGCCGACGACGTCCTCGGCGACGATCTCCACGTTCGGGTCGGGGGACTTCTCGATCGAGCGCGCCGCGACGTACTCGCGCAGGTGCCCGTACGGGCTGGTCAGACCGGCGTCGAGGCCGAGCTGGTAGCTGGCCCGGCCCTGGATGACGGTGTCGAACCGCTTGTTGGCCAGGTGCTCCAGGCCGAGGATCCGCCGGCCCTCCGCCGAGATGGTCTCGGGGTACTCGGTCGTGAGGAACTCGAGGAACTCCTCGTCCACGAAGGGCATGAAGGCGTTCGCGTCTCCGTCGGGGCGGCCGATGAAACCGTCGATCGACACGGCGACGAAGTACGTGAGCTTTCGCAAGTGGGTCTCTTTCCGCAGGTGACAGAGGTGTTCGGGCGGGCCGTCGTACGGGCTTCGGCGCCGGTGGCTCCGTCCGGAGCCGTGACTCCGAAGCCGTGACCCCGCTCGAACAACTGCAGTTATAGTGCTTCATCTGTAGTGGTTGCAAGAGGATGCGGATATCCGATTCGGCGGACTTCCGGATCTCCGGTCAGAGGGAGCGCACAGATGGCACGGAACGCGGAGCGCAGGGTGGCCCTGGTGGACGCCGCGGTGGAGGTGCTCGCGGCCGAGGGCGCGCGCGGCCTGACCTTCCGCGCGGTGGACGCGGCGGCGGCCGTCCCCACGGGCACGTCGTCGAACTACTTCACCAGCCGGGACGACCTGCTGCACCAGATCGACGCGTGGCTGCACGAGCGGCTGGCCCCGGACCCGGCGGTGGTCGCGGAACTCCTTGAGCGGCCGCGGGACCGCGAGCTGGTCGCCGCGTTCATGCACGATCTGCTGGGCCGCGCCCAGCGCGACCGCACGGGCTATCTGGCCATGATGGAGATGCGCCTCGAGGCGGGGCGCAGGCCGGAACTGCGGGCGTCCCTCATGAAGTCGCTCCGCGGCGACCTGGACTTCGGGATCTCGTTCCACACCGAGTCCGGGCTCCCCGGCGGCGCGGAGACGGTGACCGTGCTCTACCTCGCCGCGCTGGGGCTCATCCTGGAACACCTGACGATGCCGGGAATGCTGGACGGCGCCGTGCCCGGCGTGAGCGTCCCCGAGGGGCTGATGGACCGGATCGTCCGCACGATCGTGCCCCAGGAGCAGCCGCTCGCACCCTGACGGCCGGAGCTCAACTCACCTGCGGGTCACGCCACATGGGCCACATCGTCGGCCCGTCCGGCAGCGCGATCCCGCTGCCGGTGCACACGAAGCCGAGCCGCTCGTACAGCACACGGCTGCGGTCGCTGCTCGCCTCCAGATACGACGCCACGCCCTCGCGGTCGCAGCGGTCGAGGACGGGCTCCATCAGCGCGGTGCCGAGGCCCTGGCCCTGTCGCGCCGGGTCGACGGCGATCATCCACAGGTACTCGTGCGCGCGGTGGCGGGGATGGATCCCGGAGGTCAACAGGCCGATCTCCTCGACCCGTTCGTTGTCCGGGTCCACGGCGGCGCGCAGCTGCGCCGGGCCGTCGTCACCCTCGTCCGGGCCGCCCGCCCCGTCCGGCCGGGCCGGCACCGACAGCCAGAGGGCGGCCGCGGCGCCGTCCTCGGTGATGTCGACGTACCCCTCGCTCAGCGAGATGTCGATGAAGGCCGCCATGAGACCGGCGTGCCTGCGGCGCCGGTGTGCCGGCTCGGGGAAGACCCAGCCGCTCACCGGGTCGTCCATGAACGCCTCGTCGAGCAGCCGCACAAGGTCTGCCCGATCGCCCTCCGTGGCCCTCCGGATCGCCACGCCCATGGCCCGCCCCCTCACGTCGCGGCCCGCCTCAACGGGCCGTGTCCCTGCGCCGGTCGGCCGCCACGCGTCGGCCCGCTGCAGCCTAGGCGATCGGTTCCGCACGCGGGTACGGGCCCCTCGCTCCTCCCGGAGTGCGGGGCCCGCCGTCAGTTCAACTCCTCTCCCCTGCTGATGGATTCCCCCTAGTAGCTGCGCCGCGTCACGAACTCGGCCAGCGACAGCAGTCCGTCCGCGGCCTCCGGTGCCGGAACCGCCCTGGACAGCTGGTGCACCGCCCGGGACATCCGGTCCGCCGCGTGCAGCTGCGCCCAGTCGCGCCCCCCGGCGCGCTCGACGACCAGCGCCATGGCCTCCAGCTCCCCCTCCTCCGGCGGGCCGTCCTCCGGCCCCAGGACCCCGTAGAGCGCGGCCAGTTCACCGGCTTCGGGCGTGCCCGAGGCCAGCGCCGCCACCACCGGCAGCGACTTCTTGCGCACCGCGAGATCGGCGCCCGCCGCCTTGCCCGTACGGGCCGGATCCCCCCAGATCCCTATGACGTCGTCGATCAGCTGGAACGCGAGCCCGGCCTGCCTGCCGAACCCGTCGAGGGCCGCGACCTCCTCCTCTCCGGCCCCCGCGTACAGCCCCCCGACCGCGCAGGCGCAGCCGAGCAGCGCACCCGTCTTCGCCTCCGCCACGACGAGGCACTCGTCCAGCGTGACCCGCTCCGGTTCGCGCGTCTCCAGGGCGACATCGGCGACCTGGCCCTCGCACAGCTCCATCACACAGGCCGCGATCCGGGCCGCCGCCGGCCGGGCCGCCGGGTGCTGGTCCTCGGCGAGCAGCCGCTGCGCGAGCGCCTGGAGCGCGTCGCCCGCCAGGATCGCGCCGGCTTCCCCGAAGACGGCCCACGCGGTCGGCCGGTGCCTGCGCGTGGTGTCCCGGTCCATGACGTCGTCGTGCAGGAGCGTGAAGTTGTGGACGAGTTCCACGGCCGCCGCCGCCCGTACCGCGAGCTCCGGAGCGCCCCCCAGCGCCCGTACCGCCGCGAGGACGAGCGCCGGCCTGATGGCCTTGCCCGCGTGCCCCGCGGCCGTGGTGCCGTCCGCCTGCTCCCACCCGAAGTGGTAGCGCGCGATGCGGCGCAAAGACGTGGGCAGGCTCTCCACGGCCCTGCGCAGCTCCGGGTCGACCTGTGCCCTGGCCTGCGCCAGGATCACCGCCGCTTCCTGACCGTCCGCGGCCATCCCTCCGTCCCGTCCGCCCGGTCCCCCTTGCTGCCGCGGCGCTATGGACTGCTCCGTCTGCGACTTGAGCTTCAACGCCACCTGCCGATCTCGACGTTCTCCAGGACGCCGAGCGCGTCCGGCACGAGCACCGCCGCCGAGTAGTACGTCGTCACCAGGTACGAGATGATCGCCTGCTCGCTGATGCCCATGAACCGCACCGACAGGCTCGGCTCGATCTCGTCCGGGATGCCCGCCTGCTGGAGGCCGATGATGCCCTGCTCCTCCTCGCCGGTACGCATACAGATGATCGACGTCGTGCGCGCGTCGGACACGGGGATCTTGTTGCTCGGGAAGATCGGCACCCCGCGCCAGGTCGGGATGCGACTGCCCCCCACGTCGATGGACTCCGGGACGAGCCCCCGCTTGTTGCACTCGCGGCCGAACGCGGCGATGGCGCGCGGGTGGGCGAGGAACAGCTTCGATCCCCGGCGGCGGCTGAGCAGCTCGTCCATGTCGTCCGGGCTCGGCACGCCGTCGTGCGGCTGGAGCCGCTGGTCGTACTCGCAGTTGTTGAGCAGGCCGAACTCCCTGTTGTTGATGAGCTCGTGCTCCTGGCGCTCCTTCAACGCCTCGACGGTGAGCCGGAGCTGGTGCTCCGTCTGGTTCATCGGCTGGTTGTACAGGTCCGCCACGCGCGAGTGGATGCGCAGGACGGTCTGGGCGACGCTCAGCTCGTACTCGCGCGGTGCCGCGTCGTAGTCGACGTACGTACCCGGGAGCACCGCCTCGCCGACGTGGCCGGCGGAGACGTCGATCTGCTTCTCGCCGAACTTGTTCGCCCGCTGCTCCGGGACGGACCGCAGCGCCCCCAGATGCCCGGCCAGGCTCTCGGAGCGCTCCGCGACCTGCTCCAGATCCTGGCGGGGCAGCGCGAGCACGGTGCACGCGGTCACGGCGCGCGCCGTGTACTCCCAGATGGCATCCGGGTCGAGCAGCGCCTGCTCGCCGAAGTACGCCCCGTCGGCCAGGACCCCGAGGACCGCGTCGTCCCCGTAGGGGCCGGTGCCGATCTTCTCGACCTTGCCGTGGGCGAGCAGGAACACCTCGTCCGCGGGGCTGCCGAACGAGGCGAGCCGCTCACCCGGCGCGTACTCCCGCTGCCGGCACCGCACCGCGAGCTCCTCGAGCACCTCCTGGTCCCCGTAGTCCCGCAGCACCGGCAGTTCGCCGAGCTCCGCCGGGATGACCCGCACCCGGTCTCCGGTCTTCACGAACGTCACGCGTCCGTCGCCGACCGAGTAGCTGAGCCGCCGGTTCACCCGGTACGTGCCGCCCTGCACGTTCACCCAGGGCAGCATCCGCAGCAGCCACCGGGAGCTGATCTCCTGCATCTGTGGCGCGGACTTGGTGGTGGTGGCCAGATTCCGCGCGGCGGATGTGCCGAGACTCTGCTGCGGCCCGGCCTGCTCCGTGCGGACCTCTTCGCCTACCGACATGGGCTATGCCTCCCGATCAAGAACTGACCTGCGGCGACAACACTTCCAGCACACATTGTGGCCACGCCATTACACAAACGAGCGGGGTTGGGTGAGAGTGGACGGGGCACGATGCCCGATTTTCCGGGTAGGGAACTTCCGACGGGGAACTCGGCGGAACTTCATGATCCCGGCGGGCGTTCAACCGATACACCGAGGCACCGATGACGGGAGACAGCAATGACAGGCTTCCTGGACCGCGCCAAGGAGCAGGCGCAGCGAGGACTCACGCAGGGCAAGCAGAAGCTGGACGAGGTGCAGGCGCAGCGGGCGGGCGGCGACCTCCTGAAGAAGCTGGGCGCCGCTTACTACGCGGAGCGGAAGGGCACCGGCACTCCCGAGGCGACCCAGGCCGCGGTCGCGGCCCTGGAGCACCACGTCGCGGAACACGGGGACGGCTTCCTGCGGAGCTGAGACCGCCGCACCGCCTCTTGCCCGACCGCACGTAGCACGCAGGCACGTACGCCTGCATGCCTGCCTCCCCCTGACCGGAACATCCCGCGATGACCGGAACGGCTCGCACGCGATGCGAACAAGTAGTTCCGGTGGGCCGGTTCGGGTACAAGCGGCGTACAAGACGGACGCGCCCCGCTTCCGTCGCACCCCGCGAAGGAGGCGGCCATGTCCCCACCCATGTCCGCGAGCAGCTTCCTGGCCGCCCTCAGCCGTGAAGGCCTGACGGTGGTCGAGGTCGGTGACTGGAGACACCACAACCGCAACCACAAGGGCCCCTGGGGCCCGGTGAACGGCGTGATGATCCACCACACCGTGACGTCGGGCAGCGAGCAGACCGTCGAGCTCTGCCGGAAGGGGCGCGCGGACCTGCCGGGGCCGCTGTGCCACGGCGTCATCACGAAGGACGGCCGCGTCCACCTCGTCGGCTACGGCCGGGCCAACCACGCGGGTCTGGGCGACGACGACGTGCTGCGGGCGGTCGTCGCGGAGAAGGCGCTGCCCCACGACAACGAGGCGAACACGGACGGCAACCGCCACTTCTACGGCTTCGAGTGCGAGAACCTCGGCGACGGCGAGGACCCCTGGCCCGCCGCGCAGCTGGAGGCCATCGAGCGGGCGGCGGCCGCGGTGTGCCGCCATCACGGCTGGACGGAGCGCTCGGTGATCGGCCACCTGGAGTGGCAGCCGGGCAAGGTCGACCCGCGCGGCTTCACGATGGCCTCGATGCGGGGGCGCATCCGCGACCGGCTCAAGTAGGCGCCCTCCGCACGCGGCCCGTGCCCTCCCACCTGCACAATGAGCAGGTGACCCCGCACGTCCCGCGCCCGCCCCTGCACCCCCGGCTGCCCTCGCCGGTGGAGCCGGTCGCCGACGACCGGTTCCACCGGCACGGGGTGCGGCTCCTGCTCAAGCGCGACGACCTCATCCACCCCGACCTGCCCGGCAACAAGTGGCGCAAGCTGGCCCCGAACCTGGCGGCGGCCACCGCCGCGGGCCACGGCACACTGCTCACGTTCGGCGGTGCCTACTCCAACCACCTGCGCGCCACGGCCGCCGCGGGCCGCCTCCTGGGCCTGCGGACCATCGGCGTCGTCAGGGGCCAGGAACTCGCGGGGCAGCCCCTGAACGCCTCTCTCGCGCGCTGCGCGGACGACGGCATGCGCCTGCACTTCGTCGACCGGACGACGTACCGGGAGAAGCGGGATCCGGCCACCCTCGCGCGCATCCTGCGCGAGGTGGCGCCGCGCGACGGTGACACGCCCTACGTCGTCCCCGAGGGCGGCAGCAACGCCGAGGCCGTCCGCGGCTGCGCGGAACTCGGGCAGGAGCTGCGAGAGACCGCCGGCGTGGTGGGCGTCGCCTGCGGCACGGGCGGCACGCTCGCCGGCCTCGCCGCCGGCCTCGGCGAGGGGCAGCGAGCACTCGGCATACCCGTCCTGAAGGGCGGCTTCCTCGGCGACGAGATACGCACCCTCCAGAAGGCGGCGTTCGGCGGTCCGCGGGGCGACTGGTCCCTGGACGAGCGCTTCCACTGCGGCGGCTACGGCCGCACCACCCCCGCCCTCCTCGCCTTCGCCGAGGACTTCGAGCAGCGTCACGGCCTGCCCGTCGAGCGCCTCTATGTGGCCAAGCTCCTGTACGGGCTCCTCACCCTCACCGAGGAGGGCGCGTTCGCGCCGGGCACCCGGCTCATGGCCGTCGTCACGGGAACGCCCTCCCCGTAGCGGGCCGGTCAGTCGCCGACCTCCCGGTAGGCCGCCGCCTCCTCCAGGTCGAGCTTGCGCAGCAGCGTGCGCATCATCTCGTCGTCGATCCGCCGCTCGTCCCGCATCCGTACGAAGACCTCCCGCTCGGCCGCGATGGCCTCCCGCGTGAGGCGGCGATAGGTGTCGTCGGCGGACTCCCCCGTCACCGGGTTGGCGTGGCCGAGCCGTTCCCACACAGAGTTGCGACGACGCTCCAGGACGGTCCGCAGCCGGTCCTCCAAAGGCGCGGGCAGACAGTTGCGCTCGTCCTCCATCAGCTCGTTCACGCGCTCCTCGGCGGCCCGGGAAGCGGCGTTCTGCGCCTGCGCCTCGGCGAGCGTCTCGGCCTGCGTGTCGCGTCCCGGCAACTTCAGGATCCTGATCAGCCAGGGCAGCGAGAGCCCTTGCACGACGAGGGTTCCGATCACCGTCGTGAACGTCAGGAACAGGACCAGGTTGCGAGCGGGGAAACGGCTCCCGTCGTCGACGAACACCGGGATCGAGAAGGCGATCGCGAGCGACACGACACCGCGCATCCCGGCCCAGCTCACCACGAGCGGCCGCCGCCAGTCGCTGTCCCGTTCCCGCTCCCTGATCCGCGCCGACAGCCACCAGGGCACGTAGGTCGCCGGATACGACCACACGAAGCGCATCACCACGACGAGCACGAAGACCGCGACGGCGTACCCGAGGGCCTCCCCGACGCTGTACTCGCCGAGGTCCTTGAGGACGACGG encodes the following:
- a CDS encoding GNAT family N-acetyltransferase — translated: MGVAIRRATEGDRADLVRLLDEAFMDDPVSGWVFPEPAHRRRRHAGLMAAFIDISLSEGYVDITEDGAAAALWLSVPARPDGAGGPDEGDDGPAQLRAAVDPDNERVEEIGLLTSGIHPRHRAHEYLWMIAVDPARQGQGLGTALMEPVLDRCDREGVASYLEASSDRSRVLYERLGFVCTGSGIALPDGPTMWPMWRDPQVS
- a CDS encoding family 2B encapsulin nanocompartment shell protein, translated to MSVGEEVRTEQAGPQQSLGTSAARNLATTTKSAPQMQEISSRWLLRMLPWVNVQGGTYRVNRRLSYSVGDGRVTFVKTGDRVRVIPAELGELPVLRDYGDQEVLEELAVRCRQREYAPGERLASFGSPADEVFLLAHGKVEKIGTGPYGDDAVLGVLADGAYFGEQALLDPDAIWEYTARAVTACTVLALPRQDLEQVAERSESLAGHLGALRSVPEQRANKFGEKQIDVSAGHVGEAVLPGTYVDYDAAPREYELSVAQTVLRIHSRVADLYNQPMNQTEHQLRLTVEALKERQEHELINNREFGLLNNCEYDQRLQPHDGVPSPDDMDELLSRRRGSKLFLAHPRAIAAFGRECNKRGLVPESIDVGGSRIPTWRGVPIFPSNKIPVSDARTTSIICMRTGEEEQGIIGLQQAGIPDEIEPSLSVRFMGISEQAIISYLVTTYYSAAVLVPDALGVLENVEIGRWR
- a CDS encoding N-acetylmuramoyl-L-alanine amidase — its product is MSPPMSASSFLAALSREGLTVVEVGDWRHHNRNHKGPWGPVNGVMIHHTVTSGSEQTVELCRKGRADLPGPLCHGVITKDGRVHLVGYGRANHAGLGDDDVLRAVVAEKALPHDNEANTDGNRHFYGFECENLGDGEDPWPAAQLEAIERAAAAVCRHHGWTERSVIGHLEWQPGKVDPRGFTMASMRGRIRDRLK
- a CDS encoding family 2 encapsulin nanocompartment cargo protein polyprenyl transferase, yielding MAADGQEAAVILAQARAQVDPELRRAVESLPTSLRRIARYHFGWEQADGTTAAGHAGKAIRPALVLAAVRALGGAPELAVRAAAAVELVHNFTLLHDDVMDRDTTRRHRPTAWAVFGEAGAILAGDALQALAQRLLAEDQHPAARPAAARIAACVMELCEGQVADVALETREPERVTLDECLVVAEAKTGALLGCACAVGGLYAGAGEEEVAALDGFGRQAGLAFQLIDDVIGIWGDPARTGKAAGADLAVRKKSLPVVAALASGTPEAGELAALYGVLGPEDGPPEEGELEAMALVVERAGGRDWAQLHAADRMSRAVHQLSRAVPAPEAADGLLSLAEFVTRRSY
- a CDS encoding 1-aminocyclopropane-1-carboxylate deaminase/D-cysteine desulfhydrase — translated: MTPHVPRPPLHPRLPSPVEPVADDRFHRHGVRLLLKRDDLIHPDLPGNKWRKLAPNLAAATAAGHGTLLTFGGAYSNHLRATAAAGRLLGLRTIGVVRGQELAGQPLNASLARCADDGMRLHFVDRTTYREKRDPATLARILREVAPRDGDTPYVVPEGGSNAEAVRGCAELGQELRETAGVVGVACGTGGTLAGLAAGLGEGQRALGIPVLKGGFLGDEIRTLQKAAFGGPRGDWSLDERFHCGGYGRTTPALLAFAEDFEQRHGLPVERLYVAKLLYGLLTLTEEGAFAPGTRLMAVVTGTPSP
- a CDS encoding dihydrofolate reductase family protein, which gives rise to MRKLTYFVAVSIDGFIGRPDGDANAFMPFVDEEFLEFLTTEYPETISAEGRRILGLEHLANKRFDTVIQGRASYQLGLDAGLTSPYGHLREYVAARSIEKSPDPNVEIVAEDVVGKVRELKAEDGEFDIWLCGGATLAGVLADEVDELVIKTYPLVFGSGMPMFGSGFAIGEFALEENRTFGNGVIVRTYSRKRQGLPG
- a CDS encoding TetR/AcrR family transcriptional regulator, which gives rise to MARNAERRVALVDAAVEVLAAEGARGLTFRAVDAAAAVPTGTSSNYFTSRDDLLHQIDAWLHERLAPDPAVVAELLERPRDRELVAAFMHDLLGRAQRDRTGYLAMMEMRLEAGRRPELRASLMKSLRGDLDFGISFHTESGLPGGAETVTVLYLAALGLILEHLTMPGMLDGAVPGVSVPEGLMDRIVRTIVPQEQPLAP